The following proteins are encoded in a genomic region of Leifsonia psychrotolerans:
- a CDS encoding RluA family pseudouridine synthase gives MESRSLFLPDSFEGVRVDAGIAKLLGFSRSFAADVAEADGVFLDGIVVGKSDRLKAGGWLEVNWKPKEEIAIVPIAVPDLTIVHDDDSIVVVNKPAGVAAHPSVGWTGPTVVGALAAAGYRISTSGAAERAGVVHRLDAGTSGLMVVAKSETAYTALKRAFHDREVDKIYHTVVQGHPDPLAGTIDAPVGRHPKSDWKFAVIADGKHAITHYETLEAFPSASLLEVHLETGRTHQIRVHMAAQRHPCVGDAMYGADPTISARLGLTRQWLHAKELSFAHPESGDWVTYTSEYAPDLAHALHILRDAE, from the coding sequence ATGGAATCCCGTTCCCTCTTTCTGCCGGACAGTTTCGAAGGCGTGCGTGTCGACGCCGGGATCGCGAAGCTCCTGGGGTTTTCCCGGAGCTTCGCTGCCGACGTCGCCGAGGCCGACGGGGTTTTTCTTGATGGCATCGTCGTCGGCAAATCCGATCGGCTGAAAGCCGGCGGCTGGTTGGAAGTGAACTGGAAGCCCAAAGAAGAGATCGCAATCGTTCCCATCGCGGTTCCCGATCTCACCATCGTGCACGACGACGACAGCATCGTGGTCGTCAACAAACCCGCCGGTGTGGCAGCCCACCCGAGCGTCGGCTGGACCGGTCCGACGGTCGTTGGCGCGTTGGCCGCAGCCGGCTACCGCATCTCCACCTCCGGTGCAGCCGAACGGGCCGGGGTTGTGCACCGCCTCGACGCGGGGACGAGCGGGCTCATGGTCGTGGCAAAGTCGGAGACCGCCTATACGGCGCTCAAACGTGCGTTTCACGACCGTGAAGTCGACAAGATTTATCACACGGTCGTTCAAGGCCATCCCGACCCGCTCGCGGGAACCATCGACGCGCCCGTCGGTCGCCATCCGAAGTCGGATTGGAAGTTTGCCGTGATTGCCGACGGCAAACATGCGATCACCCACTACGAGACGCTGGAGGCATTCCCCTCTGCCTCGCTGCTCGAAGTTCATCTGGAAACGGGCCGCACCCACCAGATCCGTGTGCACATGGCTGCACAGCGACATCCGTGCGTCGGCGACGCCATGTATGGCGCCGACCCCACGATTTCGGCTCGCCTCGGCCTCACCCGGCAGTGGCTGCACGCAAAGGAGCTGTCGTTCGCACACCCTGAGAGTGGCGATTGGGTGACCTACACCTCGGAGTACGCTCCCGATTTGGCTCACGCGCTGCATATTCTGCGCGACGCCGAATAA